The genomic DNA ATGCGAGCATCGGCCAATTCGATCAACGATTGCATTCGGTGCAGTGGTCGACCAACCCGCGAAAGGTTGATGACTTCTTCGAGGTGCAAGTTGTCAAACAAACCGTCACTCGCAAGCACGATGGAATCCTTTGCCGCAAGCGGAACTGCGGGACCGATCTCTATGTGCATACTGCGAGATCCGACGAGGTTGGAAACAAGGTGCCGTTCGTCATGGTGCATGGCATCCTGTTCATCAATCATGCCCGATTCGATCGCATAACCGACCGGCGAATGAGCCGTAGACTTCCACTTCACCAACCCGCGTTGACCAACAATCAACGCCATCGAATCGCCAACTTGGTACCCGCGAGCGACTCGGTCGCGAATTTCGACGACGCACACGGTTGTCGCAGCCCCGGTCCCCATGTCAAGAATCTCGGCGTTCGCTTTTTCAATGCCGTCTAGAATTGCGGGGCGAAGTTCGCGACAAGTCTCAATTTCCGCAAGCGCTTCACTGAGACACTGCATCACGATCGCAGATGCCTTGTAGCCCAAGGGTGCTCCCCCCACGCCATCGGCAACTGCCAGAACGATTCCGTCATCCGCCGTATGAAAAATGGCGGCGCTATCGTCGTTAGGCTCTTCTTTACCTGGACAACGGCGCGAGAACGCTACCAGGTTCCCAATCGGTGGAATCCTAGAGGTAAGCGGCAACCACTCGGGAGCCACCATGTCGCTCTCAAGGTAGAGGTGGGAGTCAATTTTTTGCGGAGAAGCGGTAGCCATCAGAAGTCTCGAAGAACGGTAATCCTCCGAATACTAGGTTTGTCGCCGTTGTCGGTTGGCGAATCTTACCGCTTTTAGGCGGCTTTTGTTCCATTCTTCGGCCAATTTTTCCGCATTGGCGTACCTTGAGCGTGGTTTGACTTCGAGGGATTTGCGGATAATTGCGATTAGGTCGGGGTGAAGGCGCCGGCGAAGCGTCGCCGCCCCCGGTGGAGGCCAATCAAAGGGGTATTCCGGCCATTTCCCCGAAAACATGCGATACAAGACCAGCCCAATGGAAAAAACGTCGCTCCGCATCGAGGGCTTTCCCATGGCCTGTTCAGGTGCCATGAAGCCAAGAGTGCCCGTTCCGCTGCTGCTAATCGTTCGCTGAGCCGCTTTGGCGATTCCGAAATCGGCAAGCCTAAGTTGGTCGTCATCGAAGATAAGAACGTTCTCTGGCTTGATGTCGCAGTGGATCACTCCTGCGGCATGGGCACAGGCGACTGCGTCGACAAGCTGCGTTGCGAGGGAATAAGCGGTATCAAAGCTCATTCGCTTTTTCATCCTGTCATCAAGAGTCCGCTTCGCTAACGGAGTCACGATGACAAGATGCCCGTCGATGAAACTTGCGTCTCGGATCGGCATGATATTGGGATGGTCAAGCGCCATGGTCATTTTGACCTCGCGGCGAAACTCGTCGATCAATTCCGGCGATACCCAACGAGCATTGGGAATCTTCAGCGCCACTTTTATCGAAAGCAGCGTGTCCGTCGCGGCGTAAACGTCCGCAAATCCTCCCCGCCCTATACGTCGATCGAGTCTATATTTTCCAACGCGCGAGCCAACTCGAAGATTCGCGGGTTCAATGTTACGCGTCATGAAGACGTTAGCTGCCAAAAGTAGACGGTGCCAAAGGTGGACGAGGGTGGGAACGAAGCCAAGTAAGACTAGATGGTCGGCAACGCTATCGTTGCAAGGTTAGCTCCCGACTAGCGATTCGCAAAGACACATTGGCGAATTGTTGACGCAATGATCGTGCATAAGGTGGTAGCGCTGCCACGATCGGATCGGTCTATAATGCAAATCCACAGCGCCCGGCACCACGGTCGAAGCCCCCACCCAATTTACGAGCCCCCGCATGAATCGTGTCCCAGTTCTCGCTTTGATTTCACTCGCATTGTTTAGCGTTTGCCATGCCGAACCGTGGCCTCAGTTTCGCGGCCCACATGGGAACGGAATCGCCGCCCATTCGGTCTTGCCAGCCAAGCTGGATCAATCGACCGTGAAGTGGGAAACCGCCATTCCCGGGAAAGGCTGGTCGTCGCCCGTCGTTTGGGACAAGCTCATTTGGCTGACCACCGCAGCAGAAGACGGGACCACCATGTCAGTGATCGCGGTCGATCGTTCCACTGGCAAAGTGGTGCGAGATATTTTGCTGCTCGAGAACGAAGAGCCTCGTTTCTGCCATCCGACCAACAGCTATGCCTCCTGTACACCCGTCGTGACAAGCGACCGGGTCTACGTGCATTTTGGCAGCTACCTCACGGCGTGCTTGGACTCGACCACGGGCAAAGAATTATGGCGGCGGACTGACGTCGAGTGCGATCACTTCCGAGGCCCGGCATCATCGCCAATTTTGCACGACGGGAAATTGATCGTCGCGTTTGACGGAGTCGACCAGCAATTCGTGGTTGCCTTTGATGCCGAGACTGGCGAAACAGTGTGGCAAACCGATCGACAAATTGATTACGGAACGGACGAGGGCGATTGGATGAAAGCGTACGGTACCGCCCACGCCATCACGATCAATGGTCAACCGCAAGTTATCTCACCTAGTGCTTCCGCGGCCATCGCCTACGAACCCAAATCGGGTCGTCCGCTGTGGTCCATTCAATACGGTGGAATGAATGCATCGGCGCGGCCCATCTATAGCGACGGCTTACTTTTCTTGATCAATGGCATGGGCAACATGGTCGCAGCCCAACCCGGTGAAGATGGTTTGTTTTCGGGCGATCGGATCGCTTGGTCCGCTAAGACAGCGGTCGCTAAAAAAGCTTCGCCCATCATTCACAACGGCATTCTCTACATGAATAGCGACGACGGTATCATCTCGGCTCGCACCGCAGCGACAGGTGAAATTTTGTGGCGCAAGCGAGTGGGACGCGAATTTGCCGCTTCACCTGTGATGGCTGGCCAATACATCTATTTCTTTGGCGGCGGTGGAGACATCATCACTATAAAGCCGGGTTCCAATGAAGAACCCATCGCTCAAACAAATTTGGGCGATGGGTTTATGGCTTCTCCTGCGGTTGTGGATAATGAAATTATCCTTCGCAGTAGGACGAAACTTTATTGCCTGACTCAGTTGGACTGAGCAGCGCCGGACAGTGCAGCATCCGACTTTGGCGATACCGATTCAAACCGATAGATTGACTCGCCACGGGGGCTGTTGGTCAGCAAGTAAACTTCGCCGTTTTGGTCTTGGCCAAAGGACAACACCGGCACGCTTTCGGCGATCACCTGTTCATTGGAAGTAGCACGTTCCGCAGCAGCATCGTAGGTCAGCGCCCAGACGGTTCCCGTGACATAGTCAGCGTAGATGTACTTTCCAGCGAGCTTAGATTCACGATCGCTGCGATAGACTCGGCCGCCCGTGATGGACTTTCCGATCTGGTGATCGTATTCCCAAATGGGTTCAAGAGGATCGCTGGTACCGGCGACTGTTTCGCCATTGCCAAACGGATGACTTCCTTCGCGGACACTCCATCCATAGTTGCCTCCCTTGCGAACAACGATCACTTCTTCCCAAAGTTCTTGACCTACTTCGCCGGCCCACAATGTACCGGTCTCTTTGTCAAAAGCGATGCGCCACGGGTTACGAACTCCATAGGCAAAGATTTCGCCCAAGGCGTCATCACGACCCACGAAAGGGTTGTCCTTAGGAATCCCGTAGGCTTTACCATCGGCAGGATGATCAACATCGATTCGCAGAATGGAACCGAGCATCGTCTTCAAGTTCTGGCCGTTACCGAACGGATCATTGCGACTTCCACCATCGCCAAGCCCCACATAGAGCATTCCGTCGGGACCGAATTCAATACTGCCGCCATTATGGTTCTTGAAAGGCTGCGGAATCTCAAGAATCACCTTCTCTGAATCAGGGTCCGCGACATTCGGATCGTTAGCAGAAACCTTGAACTCGGAAATCACCGATTTCTTATCGTCCAGGTGAGAGTAATACACAAAGAACCGACCATTGTTTTTGTAGTCCGGGTGAAATGCCAGTCCCAGCAAACCTTGCTCATTGGCCCCCGGTGATTGCCAATCGATCACCTTGCCGCGAAGATCCAAGAATAGCGTCGAGGTTTCCACATCTGGCTTGTTTTCGAATGACCAAATCCCGCCGTGCTGAGATGAAACGAACAAGCGATTCGAACCGTCTTCGGGATAGGTCAGTTCAAGCAAACGCAACGCACGTGTCTTACCGCCATCATCAAAGGGTTCCCATTGATCCCACTTCAATTTTGGAAAGGCCAGTGTCTTGACCATGTCGAGTTGACCATCAATGGGTTGCTTCACGGAACCATCGTCGGCGATACGACGCAGCTTGATCTTTCGGTACGCAACTTCGTCGCCATGGTCTTGCAAACAAATGTGCCCTTCACCCATCGAACCAAAATTCGGCAGATTGGCAAACTTGCTCTTGGCTACGCGTTGCTTCCAATCGTCGCCTCCTAGATTGAAACGATAGTAGACGACACCGTTCATGCAAACTTCGCTTTGACCGGGCGAGATGCGCAGATACAACTGATTCCATTCACCGGCGGGACGAGTGGAATCGACCATTCCGGTTTCTTGAGTCCAACTTGGCGGAACAGGCTTGTAGAGCTGATAGAGCCAACCGGCCAATTGCGGATCGTGCCCGTCTTTGTTGTCCTGCACTTGGACTTCCGGACCGGTGTGCCAAGGTGGGCCATCACCTTCGGCAACATGGAACATCACGCCACTGTTTCCGCCTTTGCTGATTTTGTATTCCAGCGACAGCTCGAAATACTTGTACTTTTCATCCGTGATAAGATCCCCGGCCCCCTTGGCGTTACGGACCAACGCACCGTCGACGATTTGCCAACCCTCAGACACTTTATCGCGTCCGTAATTTCGCCATCCTTCAGTCGATTTGCCATCGAACAACAACTCCCATCCACTTCGTTTTTCAGAGTCAGTCAAAGTGGCGGCGGCGCCCGCTATTTCCTCACCATGCGAGGGCGGTGAAAGGAGGGTCGAGCCAATCGCTCCGAAGCCGAAGGCGAGGGAAACCATCCAACGAGTAAATTTCATTGCAAAACCGTGTCTGGGAGTAAGGTAGGTGGGGAGTAGTCATCGCCACGGGAACCGCCAATTATGCTTGAGCTAGCCCAGGGCGGCAACACTTCGAATCGGCACAATGACGCTTTGGATGCGTGCTTTGACGTTGCCCCCCATGTCCATGATGCGTTGTTCTTCGAGCGATCGTTGCGTGCTGGGCCGAGACTTTGACGTCCCAGACGCAGTGAACGCCAATCGACAAAACCGGCTCGTCAGTTTATACGTGTGTGCCAGAGGCAATCCAATAAACCGATAATTTTGCTCACTGACGTCGATTCGCTCGCCAACATCACTCTCGCTCCCGATTCGCAGATGCCTCCACAAGATCGTTCACCGCGTAAGGCCGCGATGGCGTTTATCTTGCTGACGTTATTCATCGACATCCTCGGCATCGGCATCGTGATTCCCGTCTTGCCTGAATTGGTCAAGGAACTTGTTGGCGAGGATCCAATCGGTGTCGTCGACGCTGCTGCGGAACTTGGGCCGGCAAGTCAGTCCGCCCAAGAGAGCCAATCGTTTTCGCGGGCGGCTCGTTACGTTGGCGTGATTGGGGCTACGTACGCACTGATGCAGTTTCTGTTTGCGCCCATTCTTGGTGCGTTGTCCGACCGTTTCGGACGTCGTCCAATTCTGTTGATTTCAATGTTTGGTTTGGGCGTGGACTTTTTGATCCAGGGCTTTGCTCCCAACATATGGTGGCTCTTTGCGGGCCGAACGCTTGCGGGAATTATGGGAGCCAGCTTCACGACCGGCAATGCATACATCGCCGATATTTCGAGCGACGAGAATCGTGCACGGAATTTTGGGTTAGTTGGCGTGATGTTTGGACTCGGGTTCACAGTCGGTCCAGCCGTTGGCGGATTGCTTGGCGACTACAGCCTACGATTGCCGTTCTTTGTCGCCGCCGGTCTGGCACTCATCAATTGGATGTATGGCTTCTTCGTGTTACCCGAATCGCTTGCCAGCGAACATCGAAGCGACTTTAAACTTTCCAACGCTAATCCGCTTCAATCTATCGGCCGTCTTAGTGCGTATCCAATCGTGGCCGCTTTGTCCGTTGTTTTCGTTCTTCGTTCACTCGCCCAGCGGGGCTTAGAAAACGTCTGGGTTCTCTATACTGGTTTTAAGTTTGACTGGGACGCAAGCGCCAACGGATGGGCATTGGGGCTTGTGGGCGTCATGGCAATCATCGTGCAGGGCGGTTTGGTACGTCCCGTGATAAGACGACTAGGTGAACGTCGAACAGTCGTGATGGGTACGATCATCGCGACGATCGCGTTTGCCGGATATGGTCTAGCACCAAGTGGCTGGATGATTCCCATCATCATCGTATTTGGATCACTTGGCGGACTTGCCGGTCCCGCGATACAAAGCTTGGTGACCGGTTCGGTGAGTGAAACCGAGCAGGGGAAAGTGCAAGGTGCACTCACTTCGTTAATCAGCCTGACCAACGTTGTTGCGCCGCTCTTATTCAACACGCTTCTGTTTAGTTTTTTCGTGAGCGACAAAGCGCCGTTCAAACTACCCGGGGCACCATTGTTAGCCGGATCACTGATGCTCTCGATTGCCATCGTGATTTCGATTCGTGTCTTTCGTCGATTCCCTCAAAAAAGTAAATCCGACGACCCGATCGACGAGGCCGAATCGGTCGCTACGAAAGCTTCCTCGGCTGAATTGGCAACTGATTCCTAGACGAGTTCTTGGCGTTGAATTGAAGCCTTCCACGCGTCATGCGGCCGTGCCTTTGCTAGCAAGACCGATCTTTTTTTCTACCACTATTTTTGGTAATGACTCCGATGGACACGCCCTTTTCTCAATGATGGGCGTGGTTCTGGACGATCGTAGAAAAAGGTTCAGGACTTCAATCTTGCTTAACAATGAGGAAAAGCGGATCGACCGCTTTCACCCCGACCGACGCAAACGGAATCAACAGCATGTGGTGGTTGCGAGAACAATCACAGCCGACCCACCTCGTTCCCGCGGGGCTACCCAGACGGGAAGCTGCCTATGTCCCCGCGCCAACGGTGTCACGCGAACTGACCAATTCAAGTCAGGTGCGTTCACACCAAACGCCCAGACAAATTCTCGGCCCGAACGTAGCTTATGGGCATCCGCCCGCTCCTTTGGTGAAGCGTCCGCCGCTTCAGGACAACCTGACGGCTGACCAGCATGCGGCCAATCGTCTGCTGCTTGAAGTTCAGTGCGGTCACGAACCCGAAATTGAGCGTTTGCGTTGCGACGTTGAATCTTTAGAGAAGACAGTCCGCTCGCAAACAACCGAACATGCCAACGCTGTCGAACAGATTCGCAAACTCGAGCAGGAAAGAGATCAACTTGTTGGCGAAGTTAGTGATCTCAAAAGCCGCTCCCTTGCTGAACGGGCGACCTTTGAAGGACAACTGGTAGATAAGCAGCGGCAACTTGCTAGCCTTACGGATGCGTTTGCAAAACTGGAACAGGAACATTCGGAGCAAACCACTTTGGCAGCCAAATTCCGACACCGAAACGCGGAATTGTCGGTTCACCAAGCAGCCATGGTGCGGCAGCAACAAGTGTTAACGCGTCAGCTCGACAAACGACATTCGCAATGGATGGACGAAGTCGCCCAAAAGGATTCGCTTCAGTCATCTCTTGAGTATGCCGAGCAACTCGCCGCGACATGGCAAACGCACGCCTATCACGTTCGCAACCTTGCTGAGCAACGATCGTCCGAGATAGATCGTATCAAGTGCGAGCTTTCCGATTGCAGAGCCGACCTGATCGCTTCAGAAAGCTCGCGTGAGCAGCTTGAGCGAGCCAATGCCACTCAAGCCGACGAGATTGCTCATCTGCGGTCATTGCAGCAAAAATTGGACGATGCCAATCAACGAGTCGAAGTCTGGCAAACCGAGACCCAGCGAAGCAACAACGAAAAGCGGGCGATTGCCGAACAGCTTTCACGCTTGACGCTCGTATCGCAAGAACAGCTCGACGAAATCGCCAGGGTTCGAGGGCAATTAGGCAAGCACCAACAAGCCGCGACTAAGCAACTCAAAGCCTTCGCAACAAAATCTCGCATCAACGAACTACGAACGGATCGCCTAAAATCCGAGATCGAAGTCCTGAAAGACCAAAATGCGAACCTGTCCTTTCAAGTTCGCCAACAGCGGACACTTCGCGTAGCCGAAGCATCCCAATCACAACGATCACAACATGCCGACGTCCTAGAACTCAGCAAGTTGAAGTCGCAATTCAAGACCAAAGAGCTAGAGCTTGCTTCGGCTTGGGAATCTTGCCAGGAATGCATGGATCGCTTGCACATCCAGGAAGAGGCGATTGCGAAAGCCAAGCAAAACGAGACCCGAATGTTGGACATTCATTGGTCACAATGCGTGTCCATGCAAACCAAGATTGATGCGTTGATGATTGATGTCGAAAGTGAACGTGAATCGCTACGTCTGCTTCAAGAGCAACGGGCGACTGACATCGACGCTCACGCGACTGAACTGCAAAGTCTTCACCAGCAACTTTCAGAACTCGAGTCTCTGAACCAGCAAGCCAGCTCAGATTACGACAGCCTTAAAACTGAGCGTGACCAACTTGCCGCAGAACTGCAGCAACACCACATGACTTGTGAGCAAGAACGGGCGAACGCCGAAGAGCTGCGTATGCAATCGGCGAAACTGCGGGCCCAGCTTAGTGGTGGTCGAGCCCGAGGCAAGCTGCTTATCGAACAATACGAGGCGAAGCTAAGCAAAAAACGCAACGTGATCGGCGAGTTAGAATCTCGAATCGTGTCACTGCAAGCTCAGTTGATCTACACCCAAAGCACTGCATCGCATCGCCGCGAAGCGGCCTAAGAACGTTCCAGCCAAACTGTATTCTTACGCAGAGCCCTTGTCTTTCGATAAGGTTGAACATTACCGCGGACTATTGGGGCAACCGTGACAATTCATTGCACCAGCCGGTGCGGCGTCAGTAATTGGCGTCAGTATCAGCAGCGGTGCCGTTGCTAATGCCAGTGTCGGTGCAGCTTCGACCGTGGATCGGTCGTCTCAATTGCCACCGCGGTTAAAATGAGTAAACCTAAGACGGTGAACTGACTTAGACGCAAAAGACGAACGTCTAAGTAGTTTCTCAACCGTTCCCAAGCACCAACGTTCGACCAACGAGAATCCTTCCGGGCTCGTCATTCCCGCTGAGTTCGCATAGGGTGCTTGGGTGGACAACCTATACTTTTTGGAGAGTTTTCTTGAGCGGACGAATTCTATTTGAATCGCACAGCCATACCCCACTATGCAATCATGCCGAAGGTACGCCGTCTGACTACGCCGCGGTTGCCTGGGCGCGAGGCCTGCGAGGTCTCATTGTCACTTGCCACAATCCTATGCCCAACGGTTTTTCGGCCCACGTCAGGATGCGGGAAGATCAGTTTGAAGAGTACGTTGATCTCGTTGCAACCGTTCGCGATGAATGGTCCGACCGAGTTGATGTACGGTTAGGTCTTGAAGCGGACTACTTTGAGGGCTACGAGAGTTACCTTGAAAATCAACTGGCGTCTCAAGACTTTCATTTCGTACTCGGTTCCGTCCACCCGCAGATCGCCGAATTTCGGGCGACCTATTGGCAAGACGATGCCATAGAAGTTCAGCGCACGTATTTCCGCCTGCTCGCCAAAGCCGCAGAAACCGGCTTGTTCGATTCACTCGCCCATCCGGACTTGATCAAGAACTTTACATCTCAAGACTGGCGACCAGACGTGATCATGAGCGACATTTGCAGGGCTCTTGATCGAATTGCGAAGACGGGTGTTGCGATGGAACTGAACACTTCTGGTCTTAGAAAAACGATCTCGGAAATGAATCCGTTTCCGCAGATGCTTCGCGAAATGCAGAAGAGAGGCATTCCGGTCACACTCGGGGCCGATGCCCATACCCCTTCACGCGTTGCCGACGACTATGAGACGGCTTTAGATTTGCTCGCCGACTGCGGCTTCGAGACCGTTAATTTCTTTCTGAATCGAAATCGCACCGAAGTGGCGATCGAGGATGCGAAGAACAGCCTGCGGCCCGCAACCATGAGCGCATTGCAGCGATAGACCGCGACCAGAATCGTTAAGTGCTATGTCGCTGGCGGTATCTCGTTGTCGAAAACGAAACGCCCCTTTGGAATACATCCGGCTCTCAGTAGACATCATGTCGTTATCGTCTAGTCAACGCTGAGGCAGCACTTCATGATGCATGACTCTCGCCTTTTACTGCGGATCATTCAATGCTTTGACCAGAGCCGCAACCACATCACCGGGTCGACTGCGTTGTGGATTATGGTCCCATGAAAGAGACCGTACCGGCCATCCTCTCTGTTCGGCCCGCTGGTAGTAGAAGTATCGCTCATCAAGCTCCGGCTTGCCTCCATCAGCAAACAGCCAATAACTAGACGGAACATTCAATCTTTCAGGATTGTGCAATTCCAGTGGCTCTACCAATGTTGCCAGCGGGTGTGGCGTATCTCGCATCGGGTTCACCCAATCGACAGGGATCAACCAACCGTGACCATCTTTTTCAGCTCGATCGGTCAACTTCTGCTTTTGATCGGGATGGCGTGTTAGGTACGACTCTCCGTCCTCAAGCAGATGAGCGTCAAGATAGAGGACACGCGAAAGTCGCTCGGGAATAGCATCGACCACTCCTGACACGACAACACCACCGTAACTATGACCGATCAAGACAACGGAGGTGAGATCGTCAAATTCGATTGCATTCACCACGTCTTGAATGTGCGTTTTCAGGCCAACGTCAGGCGACGCAAGGTGCGAACGTTCACCAAGGCCAGTCAGGGAAACCCGATGCACATCCATTGCATGATCGTGAGTCAGCGAATCGGCCACCGACTTCCAGTGATGAACCCCACCCCAGGCGCCGTGCACGATCACGACCGTCATCTTTTGTTGAGCGTTTGCCTCGACCGAAACTATTGCCAAAAGTAGAACGCAACTGAAGAGACGCAGAGAAGATATAAGGCAGCGCAAAATCTTTTCCCAGAGTGCGGCGTGATGCGAAGATAAATCAATTGGTGATAGATTTTGATTATAGCCAATCAAACCTTCATCGCCGTATCTGGATTCGTGATCACGACGAAACCCGCAATGCAGTGACGGAAACTATTTTCAGGTGATGTGTTACGTGATCAATTCTTTCACAACA from Rubripirellula amarantea includes the following:
- a CDS encoding TCR/Tet family MFS transporter — protein: MPPQDRSPRKAAMAFILLTLFIDILGIGIVIPVLPELVKELVGEDPIGVVDAAAELGPASQSAQESQSFSRAARYVGVIGATYALMQFLFAPILGALSDRFGRRPILLISMFGLGVDFLIQGFAPNIWWLFAGRTLAGIMGASFTTGNAYIADISSDENRARNFGLVGVMFGLGFTVGPAVGGLLGDYSLRLPFFVAAGLALINWMYGFFVLPESLASEHRSDFKLSNANPLQSIGRLSAYPIVAALSVVFVLRSLAQRGLENVWVLYTGFKFDWDASANGWALGLVGVMAIIVQGGLVRPVIRRLGERRTVVMGTIIATIAFAGYGLAPSGWMIPIIIVFGSLGGLAGPAIQSLVTGSVSETEQGKVQGALTSLISLTNVVAPLLFNTLLFSFFVSDKAPFKLPGAPLLAGSLMLSIAIVISIRVFRRFPQKSKSDDPIDEAESVATKASSAELATDS
- a CDS encoding coiled-coil domain-containing protein yields the protein MRKSGSTAFTPTDANGINSMWWLREQSQPTHLVPAGLPRREAAYVPAPTVSRELTNSSQVRSHQTPRQILGPNVAYGHPPAPLVKRPPLQDNLTADQHAANRLLLEVQCGHEPEIERLRCDVESLEKTVRSQTTEHANAVEQIRKLEQERDQLVGEVSDLKSRSLAERATFEGQLVDKQRQLASLTDAFAKLEQEHSEQTTLAAKFRHRNAELSVHQAAMVRQQQVLTRQLDKRHSQWMDEVAQKDSLQSSLEYAEQLAATWQTHAYHVRNLAEQRSSEIDRIKCELSDCRADLIASESSREQLERANATQADEIAHLRSLQQKLDDANQRVEVWQTETQRSNNEKRAIAEQLSRLTLVSQEQLDEIARVRGQLGKHQQAATKQLKAFATKSRINELRTDRLKSEIEVLKDQNANLSFQVRQQRTLRVAEASQSQRSQHADVLELSKLKSQFKTKELELASAWESCQECMDRLHIQEEAIAKAKQNETRMLDIHWSQCVSMQTKIDALMIDVESERESLRLLQEQRATDIDAHATELQSLHQQLSELESLNQQASSDYDSLKTERDQLAAELQQHHMTCEQERANAEELRMQSAKLRAQLSGGRARGKLLIEQYEAKLSKKRNVIGELESRIVSLQAQLIYTQSTASHRREAA
- a CDS encoding family 16 glycoside hydrolase, with amino-acid sequence MKFTRWMVSLAFGFGAIGSTLLSPPSHGEEIAGAAATLTDSEKRSGWELLFDGKSTEGWRNYGRDKVSEGWQIVDGALVRNAKGAGDLITDEKYKYFELSLEYKISKGGNSGVMFHVAEGDGPPWHTGPEVQVQDNKDGHDPQLAGWLYQLYKPVPPSWTQETGMVDSTRPAGEWNQLYLRISPGQSEVCMNGVVYYRFNLGGDDWKQRVAKSKFANLPNFGSMGEGHICLQDHGDEVAYRKIKLRRIADDGSVKQPIDGQLDMVKTLAFPKLKWDQWEPFDDGGKTRALRLLELTYPEDGSNRLFVSSQHGGIWSFENKPDVETSTLFLDLRGKVIDWQSPGANEQGLLGLAFHPDYKNNGRFFVYYSHLDDKKSVISEFKVSANDPNVADPDSEKVILEIPQPFKNHNGGSIEFGPDGMLYVGLGDGGSRNDPFGNGQNLKTMLGSILRIDVDHPADGKAYGIPKDNPFVGRDDALGEIFAYGVRNPWRIAFDKETGTLWAGEVGQELWEEVIVVRKGGNYGWSVREGSHPFGNGETVAGTSDPLEPIWEYDHQIGKSITGGRVYRSDRESKLAGKYIYADYVTGTVWALTYDAAAERATSNEQVIAESVPVLSFGQDQNGEVYLLTNSPRGESIYRFESVSPKSDAALSGAAQSN
- a CDS encoding histidinol-phosphatase encodes the protein MSGRILFESHSHTPLCNHAEGTPSDYAAVAWARGLRGLIVTCHNPMPNGFSAHVRMREDQFEEYVDLVATVRDEWSDRVDVRLGLEADYFEGYESYLENQLASQDFHFVLGSVHPQIAEFRATYWQDDAIEVQRTYFRLLAKAAETGLFDSLAHPDLIKNFTSQDWRPDVIMSDICRALDRIAKTGVAMELNTSGLRKTISEMNPFPQMLREMQKRGIPVTLGADAHTPSRVADDYETALDLLADCGFETVNFFLNRNRTEVAIEDAKNSLRPATMSALQR
- a CDS encoding PP2C family protein-serine/threonine phosphatase, which gives rise to MATASPQKIDSHLYLESDMVAPEWLPLTSRIPPIGNLVAFSRRCPGKEEPNDDSAAIFHTADDGIVLAVADGVGGAPLGYKASAIVMQCLSEALAEIETCRELRPAILDGIEKANAEILDMGTGAATTVCVVEIRDRVARGYQVGDSMALIVGQRGLVKWKSTAHSPVGYAIESGMIDEQDAMHHDERHLVSNLVGSRSMHIEIGPAVPLAAKDSIVLASDGLFDNLHLEEVINLSRVGRPLHRMQSLIELADARMNASDSDTKNPGKPDDLAIVMLTP
- a CDS encoding serine/threonine-protein kinase — translated: MTRNIEPANLRVGSRVGKYRLDRRIGRGGFADVYAATDTLLSIKVALKIPNARWVSPELIDEFRREVKMTMALDHPNIMPIRDASFIDGHLVIVTPLAKRTLDDRMKKRMSFDTAYSLATQLVDAVACAHAAGVIHCDIKPENVLIFDDDQLRLADFGIAKAAQRTISSSGTGTLGFMAPEQAMGKPSMRSDVFSIGLVLYRMFSGKWPEYPFDWPPPGAATLRRRLHPDLIAIIRKSLEVKPRSRYANAEKLAEEWNKSRLKAVRFANRQRRQT
- a CDS encoding outer membrane protein assembly factor BamB family protein, which gives rise to MNRVPVLALISLALFSVCHAEPWPQFRGPHGNGIAAHSVLPAKLDQSTVKWETAIPGKGWSSPVVWDKLIWLTTAAEDGTTMSVIAVDRSTGKVVRDILLLENEEPRFCHPTNSYASCTPVVTSDRVYVHFGSYLTACLDSTTGKELWRRTDVECDHFRGPASSPILHDGKLIVAFDGVDQQFVVAFDAETGETVWQTDRQIDYGTDEGDWMKAYGTAHAITINGQPQVISPSASAAIAYEPKSGRPLWSIQYGGMNASARPIYSDGLLFLINGMGNMVAAQPGEDGLFSGDRIAWSAKTAVAKKASPIIHNGILYMNSDDGIISARTAATGEILWRKRVGREFAASPVMAGQYIYFFGGGGDIITIKPGSNEEPIAQTNLGDGFMASPAVVDNEIILRSRTKLYCLTQLD
- a CDS encoding alpha/beta fold hydrolase encodes the protein MAIVSVEANAQQKMTVVIVHGAWGGVHHWKSVADSLTHDHAMDVHRVSLTGLGERSHLASPDVGLKTHIQDVVNAIEFDDLTSVVLIGHSYGGVVVSGVVDAIPERLSRVLYLDAHLLEDGESYLTRHPDQKQKLTDRAEKDGHGWLIPVDWVNPMRDTPHPLATLVEPLELHNPERLNVPSSYWLFADGGKPELDERYFYYQRAEQRGWPVRSLSWDHNPQRSRPGDVVAALVKALNDPQ